From the genome of Pukyongia salina, one region includes:
- a CDS encoding Lrp/AsnC family transcriptional regulator translates to MVLDSIDRAILIHLQEDAKQTNKQLSHKLNLSVTAVYERIKKLERSGVIRKYVAMVDRVKVELGFTVFCHIKLVQHVHKSVTDFEREVVKLNEVLECFHVSGEYDYLLKVVVKDMDHFRNFMVEKLTTLQHIGSTQSSFTINEVKNTTALSL, encoded by the coding sequence ATGGTTTTGGATAGTATAGATCGGGCAATCCTTATTCACCTTCAGGAAGATGCCAAACAGACGAACAAACAACTTTCTCATAAACTTAACCTCTCGGTAACGGCTGTGTATGAGAGGATAAAGAAACTGGAACGTTCTGGTGTGATAAGAAAATATGTAGCCATGGTAGACAGAGTCAAAGTAGAGCTTGGATTTACGGTGTTCTGCCATATAAAATTAGTGCAACATGTTCACAAATCTGTTACCGATTTCGAGAGGGAAGTGGTTAAATTGAATGAGGTATTAGAGTGCTTTCATGTAAGCGGAGAGTACGATTATTTATTAAAGGTTGTGGTGAAAGATATGGATCATTTTAGAAATTTTATGGTTGAAAAACTCACCACCTTACAGCATATAGGAAGTACCCAGAGCTCCTTCACTATTAATGAAGTGAAAAATACAACCGCGCTATCGTTATAG
- the lpdA gene encoding dihydrolipoyl dehydrogenase — MTTYDVAIIGSGPGGYVAAIRCAQLGMKTALIEKYNTLGGTCLNVGCIPSKALLDSSHHYEDAMKHFAEHGIEIPGEIKLNFKKMIERKQAVVDQTTKGIEFLMSKNKVDVFTGTGTFKDATHVVIASEKENKEIEAKNIIIATGSKPSTLPFITIDKDRIITSTEALTLKEVPKHMIVIGGGVIGLELGQVYRRLGAEVSVVEYMDRIIPTMDGAQSKELMKVMKKQGVKFYVSHKVSAVERKKNEVTVTATDKKGNEVQFTGDYCLVSVGRRPYTDGLKLENAGVKVNERGQVEVNDHLQTNVSNIYAIGDVIRGAMLAHKAEEEGVLVAEILAGQKPHIDYNLIPGVVYTWPEVASVGKTEEELKDAGISYKSGQFPMRALGRSRASGDIDGFVKILADAKTDEVLGVHMVGARVADLISEAVTAMEYRASAEDISRMSHAHPTYAEAVKEAALAATENRPLHI, encoded by the coding sequence ATGACTACTTATGATGTTGCAATTATTGGATCGGGTCCCGGCGGTTATGTGGCGGCAATTCGTTGTGCCCAGCTAGGAATGAAAACAGCCCTGATCGAGAAATATAATACCCTAGGGGGAACTTGTCTTAATGTAGGATGTATTCCCAGCAAAGCGCTGCTGGATTCGTCTCATCATTACGAAGATGCTATGAAGCACTTTGCGGAACACGGTATTGAAATTCCGGGGGAGATCAAGTTGAATTTTAAAAAGATGATCGAACGCAAGCAGGCGGTTGTTGATCAGACCACCAAAGGGATTGAGTTCCTTATGAGCAAGAATAAAGTAGATGTATTTACAGGAACCGGAACTTTTAAAGATGCTACACATGTTGTAATCGCTTCAGAAAAAGAAAACAAGGAGATCGAAGCGAAGAATATCATTATCGCCACTGGTAGTAAACCTTCAACACTTCCTTTTATCACTATTGATAAAGACCGCATTATCACATCTACAGAGGCACTTACACTTAAAGAGGTCCCAAAACATATGATCGTAATTGGTGGTGGAGTGATTGGTTTGGAGTTGGGACAAGTGTATCGTCGCCTGGGTGCCGAAGTTTCTGTTGTGGAATACATGGACAGGATCATCCCTACCATGGATGGAGCTCAAAGTAAAGAACTGATGAAGGTGATGAAAAAGCAAGGTGTGAAATTTTATGTTTCTCACAAGGTCTCTGCCGTTGAAAGGAAAAAGAATGAGGTTACGGTCACAGCAACCGATAAAAAGGGGAATGAAGTTCAATTTACCGGGGATTATTGCCTGGTTTCTGTGGGACGTCGCCCTTATACAGACGGGCTTAAACTAGAGAACGCGGGGGTGAAGGTGAACGAACGCGGGCAAGTGGAGGTTAACGACCATTTACAGACCAATGTGTCAAATATATACGCTATCGGTGATGTGATTAGAGGTGCCATGCTCGCGCATAAGGCTGAAGAGGAAGGTGTGCTGGTTGCCGAAATTCTTGCAGGGCAGAAACCGCATATCGATTATAATCTAATCCCGGGCGTAGTATATACATGGCCGGAAGTTGCCTCGGTAGGAAAAACCGAAGAAGAGCTTAAAGATGCAGGAATTTCTTATAAAAGCGGGCAGTTTCCAATGAGGGCCCTGGGCCGCTCAAGGGCTAGTGGTGATATTGATGGATTTGTGAAAATACTGGCAGATGCCAAGACCGATGAGGTGTTGGGTGTCCATATGGTAGGCGCGCGGGTAGCCGACCTCATTTCCGAGGCGGTAACTGCTATGGAATACAGAGCCAGTGCCGAAGATATTTCGAGGATGAGTCACGCACATCCAACCTATGCGGAAGCTGTAAAAGAAGCTGCATTAGCTGCCACTGAAAACAGACCGTTGCATATATAA
- a CDS encoding NADPH-dependent FMN reductase, with protein sequence MKKIIAFAGSNSSTSINHKLVSYVVNSIKDHEINLIKLVDYPLPIFSEDLEKEEGYPKQLSRLLDEIKAHDALIISVNEHNGGPSAFFKNVLDWLSRIEYKFLEGKKVLLLSTSTGKRGALSSLQYTQGVLPRYNAEIVTSMPFPSFSSNFSLETNTVTNDELSAQLHSEVNSFLDALK encoded by the coding sequence ATGAAAAAAATAATTGCTTTTGCCGGTAGTAACAGCAGTACTTCCATCAATCACAAGCTTGTCTCATATGTTGTAAATTCTATAAAAGATCACGAGATCAATCTTATAAAACTTGTAGATTATCCCTTACCTATTTTTAGCGAAGACCTGGAGAAAGAAGAAGGTTATCCTAAGCAACTTTCCCGCCTCTTAGATGAAATAAAGGCGCACGACGCCCTGATCATCTCGGTAAATGAGCATAATGGAGGCCCTTCTGCCTTTTTTAAAAATGTGCTGGACTGGTTGTCGCGTATCGAATATAAATTCTTAGAGGGAAAGAAAGTACTTTTATTGAGTACTTCTACCGGGAAAAGAGGTGCGTTATCCTCTTTACAATATACACAGGGCGTACTTCCCAGATATAACGCCGAAATAGTGACTTCTATGCCTTTTCCGTCATTTTCCTCAAATTTTTCTTTGGAAACGAATACTGTTACCAACGATGAGTTGTCTGCGCAACTCCATTCGGAGGTAAATTCATTTCTCGATGCCCTTAAATGA
- a CDS encoding anthranilate synthase component I family protein, which produces MKRVCVKYNVELDVQLKRKLLKWAEQFYEVAWLDSNNYEQNHSSYKAILAAEAFTSIQTDHHQAFDKLNEYQTTIQDWLFGYLSYDLKNDVERLSSNNHDGLGFPDLLFFQPKRLLLFTEKTVEFHYLNLVADEIDTDWQQIQAIEAEKTIGNEQDAIKISLRTSKDSYFEQVNRMLKHIERGDIYEANFCQEFYSEGVTINPTKTFHHLNAISRPPFATFFRNGPYYAMSASPERYLKKSGNTLISQPIKGTARRFQNKKLDKEMIEKLRSDPKERSENIMITDLVRNDLSRLALKGTVEVEELCAVYTFEQVHQMISTIRCEVPENMDPVEMIRQTFPMGSMTGAPKISAMKIIEQLEASKRGLYSGAIGYFSPQGDFDFNVVIRSILFNSERKYVSYSVGGAITAGSVPENEYEECLLKAKAMREALERSK; this is translated from the coding sequence ATGAAACGAGTTTGCGTAAAATACAATGTCGAACTAGATGTTCAATTAAAACGTAAACTGCTAAAATGGGCCGAGCAGTTTTACGAAGTTGCCTGGTTGGATTCTAACAACTACGAACAAAACCATAGCAGCTACAAGGCCATACTTGCTGCAGAAGCGTTCACTTCCATACAAACCGACCATCATCAGGCGTTCGACAAGTTGAACGAATATCAAACCACTATTCAGGATTGGCTGTTCGGCTATCTTAGTTACGACCTTAAGAATGATGTGGAACGATTAAGCTCCAATAACCACGACGGGCTGGGTTTTCCCGATCTTCTCTTTTTCCAGCCAAAGCGCCTGCTACTATTCACCGAAAAAACGGTGGAATTTCACTATCTGAATCTGGTAGCCGACGAAATCGATACAGACTGGCAGCAGATCCAGGCCATCGAGGCAGAGAAAACAATAGGAAATGAGCAGGATGCGATAAAAATTAGCCTTCGTACTTCCAAAGACAGTTATTTTGAACAGGTTAATCGTATGCTAAAGCATATAGAACGGGGTGATATTTACGAAGCTAATTTTTGTCAGGAATTCTACTCGGAAGGTGTTACGATCAATCCCACAAAAACCTTCCATCACCTCAATGCTATTTCCCGGCCTCCATTCGCCACTTTTTTCAGAAATGGGCCGTATTATGCTATGTCTGCATCTCCCGAACGATACCTTAAAAAATCTGGGAATACATTGATCTCTCAACCCATTAAAGGAACGGCAAGGCGATTTCAGAATAAAAAACTGGATAAGGAAATGATCGAAAAATTGCGATCAGACCCCAAGGAACGCAGTGAGAACATCATGATCACAGATCTGGTGCGAAACGATCTCTCCCGGCTTGCACTTAAAGGAACCGTAGAGGTAGAGGAGCTATGCGCTGTCTATACCTTCGAGCAGGTTCACCAGATGATATCCACAATTAGATGCGAGGTTCCTGAAAATATGGATCCTGTAGAGATGATACGGCAAACATTTCCTATGGGAAGTATGACCGGGGCGCCCAAGATCTCGGCTATGAAGATCATCGAACAGCTTGAAGCATCCAAAAGAGGGCTGTACAGTGGTGCAATTGGTTATTTTTCTCCGCAAGGAGATTTCGATTTCAATGTGGTTATTCGAAGTATCTTGTTTAATTCTGAAAGGAAATACGTTAGCTACTCGGTAGGTGGTGCGATCACCGCGGGATCTGTTCCCGAAAATGAATACGAAGAATGTCTTCTGAAGGCAAAAGCAATGCGGGAGGCACTTGAACGAAGTAAATAG
- the tilS gene encoding tRNA lysidine(34) synthetase TilS has product MLKKLNEHIAKNLSFLKDKRLLVACSGGLDSVVLTRAMKELNYEIGIAHCNFGLRAAESDADEAFVLDLADMLDVPVFTEQFETREYANEKKLSIQMAARALRYEWFEEILRDFKYDYLLTAHHADDALETMLINLSRGSGLRGLTGIPAVNDKIVRPLLDFSRAELLEYAKSQGFFWREDSSNKKTDYLRNALRHKVVPPYKEEVEGLLQNILKTQQHLRDSKSLIDDYLVLIHQLVVTETFEGFNIDIAKLANLPHQEALLYELLTPFGFTAWKDISELMTAQSGKFILSETHRLVKDRDKLLLTVIPSEEKIETFEIKETTLRIDQPIPLLFGEVESPGKNTELEIFIDKDKLTYPLLIRKWREGDHFYPLGMKGKKKLSKYFKDEKLSLVAKEKTWLLCSGDQIVWVIGHRADERFKVESRTRQIMNIRTSKSTS; this is encoded by the coding sequence ATGTTGAAAAAATTAAATGAACATATTGCTAAAAACCTTTCTTTTCTGAAGGATAAAAGGTTGCTCGTCGCTTGTAGCGGGGGTCTGGACAGTGTAGTGCTAACACGTGCCATGAAGGAGCTAAACTACGAAATTGGTATCGCTCATTGCAATTTCGGATTGCGCGCGGCCGAAAGTGATGCAGACGAGGCATTTGTGCTGGACCTTGCCGATATGTTGGATGTACCTGTTTTTACAGAACAATTCGAGACCCGCGAATATGCCAATGAGAAAAAATTATCCATCCAAATGGCGGCACGCGCCTTGCGATATGAGTGGTTTGAGGAGATACTTCGTGATTTTAAATACGATTATCTCTTAACCGCCCATCACGCCGATGATGCCCTGGAAACAATGCTTATCAACCTCTCCAGGGGAAGCGGGCTAAGAGGACTCACGGGAATTCCGGCAGTTAATGATAAGATAGTACGTCCTTTGCTGGACTTTAGCAGAGCCGAATTGTTGGAGTATGCTAAATCGCAGGGATTTTTTTGGCGGGAGGACAGTAGTAACAAAAAGACGGATTACCTGCGAAATGCATTACGACATAAGGTGGTTCCTCCCTACAAGGAAGAGGTTGAAGGGCTTCTCCAGAACATTCTGAAAACACAGCAGCACCTAAGAGATAGTAAATCCTTAATAGACGATTACCTCGTACTTATTCACCAGTTAGTAGTTACAGAAACTTTCGAGGGCTTCAATATCGATATTGCGAAATTAGCCAACTTACCGCATCAGGAAGCGTTGCTTTATGAGCTTTTAACTCCTTTTGGGTTTACCGCATGGAAGGATATTTCAGAATTGATGACCGCACAAAGCGGCAAGTTTATTCTTTCAGAGACACATAGATTGGTAAAGGACAGGGATAAATTATTGTTAACAGTGATCCCTTCAGAAGAAAAAATTGAGACCTTTGAGATTAAGGAAACCACCCTCCGTATCGACCAACCCATTCCCTTGCTGTTTGGTGAAGTTGAAAGTCCTGGAAAAAACACGGAGCTGGAGATCTTTATTGACAAGGATAAATTAACCTATCCGCTTCTAATAAGAAAATGGCGGGAGGGAGACCATTTTTACCCTTTAGGAATGAAAGGAAAAAAGAAATTGAGTAAATATTTTAAGGATGAAAAGTTATCTTTGGTAGCCAAAGAAAAAACCTGGCTGCTCTGCAGTGGTGATCAAATTGTGTGGGTAATTGGCCATCGTGCCGACGAACGATTTAAAGTGGAATCCCGCACCAGGCAAATTATGAATATTCGAACCTCCAAATCTACTTCGTAA
- a CDS encoding protein-disulfide reductase DsbD family protein: MKQYLILVLLAISGCFSAHAQDFLDPVSWEVTVQKEEGTRYNILMEATIDAGWHLYSQIQFGEEFEGPIRTEFSYNDSSETYTLVGETQEPDVEPLFDPVFEIDVKYFEDKAVFIQPIEVIDPEELKIVVEISYAVCDDKQCLPPDIKTFEVDLASGKSEFATAEITEEDLEKSAALTIPIKGDLGNTNNSKGYLTIFFLGFLGGFLALLTPCVFPMIPLTVSFFTKGSKDRKKGVRNALLYGFFIFFIYVLLSLPFHLLDSVDEGLLNNISTNIYLNILFFLVFLVFAFSFFGYFEITLPSSWSTKMDEKATSIGGIIGIFFMALTLAIVSFSCTGPILGGLLGGSLSQDAGAMQLSFGMGGFGLALALPFALFALFPNWLNSLPSSGGWLNTVKVVLGFAELALAFKFLSNADLVMHWGLLKREVFIAIWLLCSLGMALYLFGFIRFPHDGPKGGKLPKGNIIVGILAIAFSIYLIPGLTNTKYANLKLLSGLAPPLFYSLYDKGTSAPLGLEAYKDFYEGLEAAKSSGKPIMLDFTGWACVNCRKMEEHVWSVDEVFKMIDEEFILISLYVDDRKPLPQEDQFNFLRPTGGTKPIRTVGDRWATFQTVNFKNNSQPHYVLMDSDYNLLNVPVGYTPDENEYLAWLKAGLEEFKKTK; the protein is encoded by the coding sequence ATGAAACAATATCTCATATTGGTTTTATTGGCCATATCCGGCTGTTTTTCTGCACATGCACAAGATTTTTTAGACCCTGTATCTTGGGAAGTTACCGTACAAAAAGAAGAGGGAACCCGGTACAACATATTAATGGAAGCCACAATCGATGCCGGTTGGCATTTATACAGTCAGATCCAATTTGGCGAAGAATTTGAAGGTCCCATTCGTACCGAATTTAGTTATAACGATAGTTCGGAAACCTATACCCTCGTCGGCGAGACCCAGGAACCGGATGTGGAACCGCTTTTCGATCCTGTTTTCGAGATAGACGTAAAATATTTTGAGGATAAGGCGGTATTTATCCAACCCATCGAGGTGATCGATCCCGAAGAATTGAAGATCGTTGTAGAAATTTCGTATGCGGTATGTGACGATAAGCAATGTTTGCCTCCCGATATTAAAACCTTTGAGGTGGATCTCGCATCGGGGAAATCTGAATTTGCCACCGCCGAAATCACAGAAGAAGATCTTGAAAAATCGGCGGCACTTACTATCCCTATAAAAGGAGATCTGGGAAATACCAATAACAGTAAAGGTTATCTCACTATCTTTTTTCTGGGCTTTTTGGGTGGCTTCCTGGCTTTGTTGACTCCTTGTGTATTTCCAATGATCCCGTTAACAGTTTCCTTTTTTACTAAGGGCTCCAAAGACCGGAAAAAAGGTGTAAGAAATGCGTTGCTTTACGGTTTCTTTATATTCTTTATCTATGTACTATTAAGCCTTCCGTTCCACTTACTGGACTCGGTAGATGAAGGCCTGCTGAATAATATTTCAACCAATATTTATCTCAATATTCTCTTTTTCCTGGTATTTCTGGTGTTCGCATTTTCATTCTTCGGGTATTTTGAGATCACGCTTCCAAGCTCCTGGAGTACAAAAATGGATGAGAAAGCCACGAGTATTGGAGGGATCATTGGTATTTTCTTTATGGCGCTAACCCTGGCCATTGTATCATTTTCCTGTACAGGTCCCATTTTGGGTGGTCTGTTGGGAGGGTCTCTTAGTCAGGACGCCGGAGCCATGCAACTTAGTTTTGGAATGGGAGGTTTTGGCCTGGCTCTTGCCCTTCCATTTGCCTTGTTTGCTTTGTTCCCTAACTGGTTAAATTCTTTACCCAGTAGTGGTGGATGGCTTAATACGGTGAAGGTCGTTTTAGGTTTTGCCGAGTTAGCCCTGGCATTTAAATTTTTGTCCAACGCAGACCTCGTGATGCATTGGGGCTTGCTAAAACGTGAGGTTTTTATTGCAATATGGTTGCTTTGTTCCCTCGGAATGGCCTTATATCTTTTCGGGTTTATACGTTTTCCTCATGACGGACCAAAAGGAGGGAAGCTTCCTAAAGGAAACATTATCGTTGGAATATTAGCGATCGCCTTCAGTATTTATTTAATTCCCGGACTTACAAATACTAAATATGCTAACCTTAAGCTGCTAAGTGGTCTTGCGCCACCGTTATTCTATAGTCTGTACGACAAAGGCACGTCGGCACCTTTGGGCCTGGAGGCCTACAAGGATTTTTACGAGGGTCTTGAAGCAGCCAAAAGTTCGGGAAAACCAATTATGCTCGATTTTACCGGCTGGGCCTGCGTAAATTGCAGGAAAATGGAAGAGCATGTATGGAGTGTGGATGAGGTATTTAAGATGATCGATGAGGAATTTATCCTGATCTCACTATATGTAGATGATCGCAAACCACTGCCTCAGGAAGATCAGTTTAATTTTCTGCGGCCTACCGGTGGCACCAAACCTATACGAACTGTTGGTGACAGATGGGCAACTTTTCAAACTGTTAATTTTAAAAACAACTCGCAACCGCATTATGTATTGATGGACAGCGATTATAACCTATTAAATGTTCCTGTTGGTTATACCCCCGATGAGAACGAATATCTTGCCTGGCTAAAAGCCGGTCTGGAGGAGTTTAAAAAAACTAAATAA
- a CDS encoding CocE/NonD family hydrolase, giving the protein MKRILIFLWVVCITSVSFAQDNDTYVKENYNKSETYITMRDGVKLFTSIYSPKDTSKQYPILFQRTPYSCRPYGEDQFRSKIGPNEFLMKDGYIIVYQDVRGRWMSEGVYDNMRAYIPNKKGKQVDEASDTYDSIDWLVKNVPNNNGRVGTWGVSYPGFYATYSLLDAHPALKASSPQACIGDFYFDDFHHNGAYFLSYWRATAVFGYEKTKPANTAWYTFPDLGTQDQYQFFLDAGPLSNLDKYYGEDNVFWQQLKEHPDYDEFWRSRGIIQHLKNIKPAVMVVGGLFDAEDLYGPFETYEKIEANSNNYNTVVFGPWSHGDWARTKKRQAIGNVYFGDDISINYQREVETPFFHHFLKGDGTGNTGLPEARMFDTGTREWKSYTEWPPKNAERSTRWLQSRQRLNKVMEKSYTFETFISDPAKPVPYSEDIKMVFTPRKYMTDDQRFAARRPDVLVFESEILDEDMTMVGDLLAKLKVSTTGTDADWIVKLIDVFPPDAEDYEETQDYLKMSNYHMMVRSEVMRGRYRNDFSKPEPFEPGEKTAVDVKLQDVHHTFKKGHKIQIQVQSTWFPLIDRNPQTFVPNIFKADAGDFKKQTHILFNDSSIEFSILRP; this is encoded by the coding sequence ATGAAACGGATCTTGATCTTTTTATGGGTTGTGTGTATCACTTCGGTGTCGTTTGCCCAGGACAATGATACTTATGTAAAAGAAAATTATAATAAATCCGAAACCTATATCACAATGAGGGATGGGGTAAAGCTATTTACCTCCATTTATTCACCTAAAGACACCTCTAAACAATATCCCATACTTTTCCAACGCACACCCTATAGTTGCAGGCCCTATGGTGAAGACCAGTTTCGGTCTAAAATAGGACCTAACGAATTTCTGATGAAAGATGGCTATATCATCGTTTACCAGGACGTGAGAGGCCGTTGGATGAGTGAAGGGGTTTACGATAATATGCGCGCTTATATTCCAAATAAAAAAGGAAAACAAGTAGATGAGGCCAGCGACACTTACGACAGTATAGACTGGTTGGTGAAAAATGTGCCCAATAATAACGGCAGGGTAGGGACCTGGGGTGTTTCATATCCCGGATTTTACGCTACGTATTCCTTGCTGGACGCACATCCTGCTTTGAAAGCTTCTTCTCCCCAGGCGTGTATAGGCGATTTCTATTTCGATGATTTTCATCATAACGGAGCCTATTTTTTAAGTTATTGGAGGGCTACAGCAGTTTTTGGATACGAAAAAACCAAGCCAGCAAACACCGCCTGGTACACTTTTCCTGATCTAGGCACACAGGATCAGTATCAGTTTTTCCTGGATGCGGGACCGTTATCGAACCTGGACAAATATTATGGGGAGGATAATGTGTTTTGGCAGCAGTTGAAAGAACATCCCGATTATGACGAGTTTTGGCGCTCCCGGGGAATTATTCAGCATTTAAAGAATATTAAACCGGCGGTAATGGTCGTTGGCGGACTGTTTGATGCTGAAGATCTCTATGGGCCTTTCGAAACCTATGAAAAAATTGAAGCTAACAGCAACAATTATAACACGGTTGTTTTTGGCCCCTGGAGTCATGGTGACTGGGCTCGAACCAAAAAAAGACAGGCAATTGGGAATGTATATTTTGGAGATGATATTTCAATTAATTACCAACGGGAGGTCGAAACGCCTTTCTTTCATCATTTTTTAAAAGGAGACGGAACAGGAAATACCGGTTTGCCCGAGGCCCGTATGTTCGACACCGGTACCAGAGAATGGAAGTCGTATACCGAATGGCCTCCTAAAAATGCGGAACGTAGCACAAGGTGGTTACAAAGCAGACAACGCCTCAATAAAGTAATGGAAAAGAGCTACACTTTCGAGACATTTATTAGCGATCCCGCTAAACCTGTGCCGTATTCAGAAGACATTAAGATGGTGTTCACCCCCAGAAAATATATGACAGACGATCAGCGTTTTGCCGCACGTCGACCCGATGTACTGGTTTTTGAAAGCGAGATACTCGACGAGGACATGACAATGGTTGGCGACCTACTGGCCAAACTAAAAGTTTCTACAACAGGAACCGATGCCGATTGGATTGTAAAGTTAATCGACGTTTTTCCTCCCGATGCCGAAGATTACGAAGAAACTCAGGATTATCTAAAAATGAGCAACTACCACATGATGGTACGGAGTGAAGTGATGCGAGGTAGGTACAGAAATGATTTCTCTAAACCGGAGCCCTTTGAACCAGGTGAGAAAACCGCCGTAGACGTGAAGCTACAGGATGTGCATCATACATTTAAGAAAGGGCATAAAATTCAGATCCAGGTGCAGAGTACCTGGTTTCCGTTAATCGATCGAAACCCTCAGACATTTGTACCTAACATCTTCAAGGCAGACGCCGGCGATTTTAAGAAGCAGACACATATTCTATTTAATGATTCTTCAATAGAATTCTCTATCTTAAGGCCATAA
- a CDS encoding LacI family DNA-binding transcriptional regulator → MQKLTLKKIARELDVSISTVSKSLKDSPEISEDTKQKIKAFADLYNYRPNTIALSLKNRKTKTLGVIIPEIVHHFFTTVVSGIEKVANEKGYTVIIGLSNESFEKEVTNMEKLANGSIDGFILSVSRETQLKKDYHHLLETIDHGMPVVLFDRTIPEIECDKVVVDDTEGARNAVKKLLDAGCKNIALITTEAHVNVGELRTAGYKDALIESGKGFSEDLILKLKDEFNEEGMEDNLNTIIELFLRNNPQVDGIFAVNEKYALTAMKASRSLGKDIPRDIKVIGFTDGVLSKYATPSLTTVSQHGVQLGEKAAELLIRRLEEDDYEPPYQTVVVETRLIERESTSIT, encoded by the coding sequence ATGCAAAAACTAACCCTCAAGAAAATAGCCAGAGAACTTGATGTATCCATATCAACGGTTTCGAAATCCCTAAAGGATAGCCCAGAGATAAGTGAAGATACCAAACAAAAGATCAAGGCTTTCGCCGACCTCTACAATTACCGGCCAAATACTATAGCCCTAAGCTTAAAGAATAGAAAGACCAAAACGTTGGGAGTGATCATCCCGGAGATCGTTCATCACTTTTTCACGACAGTGGTAAGTGGGATCGAGAAGGTTGCGAACGAAAAGGGTTATACCGTAATTATAGGACTGAGTAACGAGTCTTTTGAGAAGGAAGTTACCAATATGGAGAAACTCGCCAATGGCAGTATAGATGGCTTTATATTATCGGTTTCCCGAGAGACTCAACTTAAAAAGGACTACCACCATTTGCTCGAAACTATAGATCACGGGATGCCTGTGGTGCTTTTTGACCGAACTATACCGGAGATAGAATGTGATAAGGTAGTTGTGGACGATACGGAAGGTGCTCGAAATGCCGTAAAAAAGCTTCTTGATGCGGGATGTAAAAATATAGCACTAATCACTACCGAAGCTCATGTGAATGTTGGCGAATTACGAACAGCGGGTTATAAGGATGCGCTCATAGAATCCGGAAAAGGTTTTTCTGAAGATCTTATCCTGAAATTAAAGGATGAATTCAACGAGGAGGGGATGGAAGACAATCTTAATACAATTATCGAATTATTTCTTCGGAACAATCCTCAGGTGGACGGAATTTTTGCCGTTAACGAGAAATATGCTCTTACTGCTATGAAAGCATCACGCTCCCTGGGTAAAGATATCCCGCGCGATATAAAAGTTATCGGTTTTACAGATGGTGTGCTGTCTAAGTATGCCACGCCTAGCCTTACAACTGTGAGTCAGCATGGTGTACAATTAGGAGAAAAAGCAGCCGAACTCTTAATAAGAAGATTGGAGGAAGACGACTACGAACCTCCTTATCAAACGGTTGTAGTGGAGACCCGGCTTATAGAGCGGGAATCGACCTCCATCACTTAA
- the pgmB gene encoding beta-phosphoglucomutase gives MNKRGFIFDLDGVIVDTARYHYLAWKRLADSLGISFGETENEQLKGVSRVRSLEKILDWGNVELSKDRFNELLDIKNKDYLAYIERMDQDEILPDVLRVLSFLKQNEQPIALGSASKNARTILKEVDLLDVFDVVIDGTNVSKAKPDPEVFLKAAEGLGQVPENCIVFEDSVAGIRAANAGSMLSIGIGDASVLNEASYVFKDFTEIPTEFFSKLISER, from the coding sequence ATGAATAAGAGAGGTTTTATTTTCGACCTCGACGGTGTGATCGTGGACACCGCCAGGTATCATTACTTAGCATGGAAACGCCTGGCCGATAGTCTGGGTATTTCGTTTGGTGAGACCGAGAACGAACAATTAAAAGGCGTAAGCCGGGTACGTTCCCTGGAGAAGATACTGGATTGGGGAAATGTAGAATTGAGCAAAGACCGGTTTAACGAATTACTGGATATAAAGAATAAGGATTACTTGGCGTATATAGAACGAATGGATCAGGATGAGATCTTGCCGGATGTTCTCAGGGTATTATCTTTTCTGAAGCAAAACGAACAACCCATTGCTTTAGGATCTGCCAGTAAGAACGCGCGAACCATATTGAAGGAAGTAGATCTCCTGGATGTTTTCGACGTGGTGATAGACGGCACCAATGTAAGTAAGGCAAAGCCAGATCCGGAAGTGTTCCTGAAGGCCGCAGAAGGACTGGGGCAGGTGCCGGAGAATTGTATTGTCTTCGAAGATTCTGTTGCCGGAATACGAGCCGCCAACGCAGGTTCCATGTTAAGCATCGGAATTGGTGACGCCTCTGTTTTAAACGAAGCGAGTTATGTTTTTAAAGATTTCACCGAAATACCCACAGAATTTTTTTCAAAATTAATTTCAGAAAGATGA